The Arachis hypogaea cultivar Tifrunner chromosome 19, arahy.Tifrunner.gnm2.J5K5, whole genome shotgun sequence genome has a window encoding:
- the LOC140182397 gene encoding serine/threonine-protein phosphatase 7 long form homolog, producing the protein MEDEARMYRLNGVAHVAGYIDQEPTRVISGVRRQQNMPLHDWIILYLETAGLYHLVRLNSQWFWVDEPLLSAFIERWCPETHTFHMPFGECTITLQDVAYQLGLPIDGEPVSGCLTDFENLMENGRPACVWFCELFGELPLQIKVKQMIVCYTWFHERFRVLLADASEETVRIYARAYIMMLLSSQLFVDKNANRIHLRWLPYLASMDDLSRYSWGSAALAWLYRCLCRGTNRNVVNLAGPLQLLQSWIFWRFPSLRPSSFDVFGFPLASRWATYLPRNDTMDQRVVAARLSLDRLRFHDVSRLVIALTSSRSCLLLWSYLTLPSPIQFMWEPYSSPEVVAVVHPEILVDEHRRLWTAVTSLIYFAAIEWHQVDRVIP; encoded by the exons ATGGAAGACGAAGCTCGCATGTACCGGTTAAATGGCGTTGCGCATGTGGCTGGATACATTGACCAAGAG CCTACTAGGGTTATTAGCGGTGTCAGGAGACAACAGAATATGCCTTTACACGACTGGATTATACTGTATCTGGAGACCGCAGGCTTGTATCACTTGGTTAGGCTGAACAGTCAGTGGTTCTGGGTTGATGAGCCTCTACTTAGCGCATTCATTGAGAGGTGGTGTCCTGAGACCCACACCTTTCACATGCCCTTTGGGGAGTGCACTATCACTTTGCAAGATGTGGCCTATCAGCTGGGTTTGCCCATCGATGGGGAGCCCGTTAGTGGGTGCCTGACTGACTTTGAGAATCTGATGGAAAACGGAAGACCTGCATGTGTGTGGTTTTGCGAGTTGTTTGGGGAGTTACCTCTGCAGATTAAAGTCAAGCAGATGATAGTGTGCTACACatggttccatgagaggtttCGGGTTCTCCTAGCAGATGCTAGTGAAGAGACCGTGCGTATATACGCGCGTGCCTATATTATGATGTTGTTGTCCTCTCAGCTGTTTGTAGACAAGAACGCAAATCGGATTCACCTTCGGTGGTTGCCTTATTTGGCATCGATGGATGACTTGAGTCGATATAGCTGGGGCTCGGCTGCACTGGCCTGGTTGTATAGATGTCTTTGTCGTGGGACAAACAGAAACGTTGTTAACTTGGCCGGGCCACTACAGCTTCTACAgtcttggattttctggaggtttCCCAGTTTGAGGCCTAGTAGTTTTGATGTGTTTGGGTTTCCGCTTGCATCCAG GTGGGCAACATATCTACCGAGAAACGATACAATGGATCAAAGAGTGGTGGCTGCACGCCTTTCTTTAGATAGATTGCGTTTTCATGATGTGAGTCGTTTAGTTATTGCTCTTACAAGTAGTCGTTCGTGTTTACTCTTATGGTCTTACCTAACATTACCTTCTCCGATACAGTTCATGTGGGAGCCTTATTCTTCTCCCGAGGTTGTTGCTGTTGTTCATCCGGAGATACTAGTTGACGAGCACCGTAGGCTATGGACGGCAGTCACTAGCCTGATATATTTTGCTGCGATTGAGTGGCATCAGGTGGATAGGGTGATACCGTAG